A region from the Alnus glutinosa chromosome 5, dhAlnGlut1.1, whole genome shotgun sequence genome encodes:
- the LOC133869768 gene encoding uncharacterized protein LOC133869768, whose amino-acid sequence MDETNDVDSLEFTPGMKYSFARMCCENFYARKLYIFGRWEKQIPRYFSSQALSASHDQFDQFSSQTFSASHDQILLVSKFCCSIALSHKTSPGKRHSTAVDRRRLPAQPTSSPPSNHSSMDPKDLFLQEVMCIVMVFCLWKLSQEGDLQMTCLREKSA is encoded by the exons ACTAATGATGTGGATTCTTTGGAATTTACGCCAGGAATGAAGTACTCATTTGCCAGGATGTGCTGTGAAAACTTTTATGCCaggaaattatatattttcGGAAGGTGGGAAAAACAAATCCCTAGATACTTTTCTTCTCAAGCCCTCTCTGCCTCTCACGATCAGTTCGATCAGTTTTCTTCTCAAACTTTCTCTGCCTCTCACGATCAGATTCTTCTGGTGTCCAAGTTTTGTTGCtctatcgctctctctcacaAAACATCTCCGGGAAAACGCCACTCCACCGCCGTTGATCGACGCCGACTGCCCGCTCAGCCCACCAGCTCGCCTCCCTCTAATCATTCG AGTATGGATCCGAAGGACTTGTTTCTACAAGAGGTGATGTGTATAGTTATGGTATTTTGCTTATGGAAACTTTCACAAGAAGGAGACCTACAGATGACATGTTTGCGGGAGAAATCAGCTTAA